GTTTGGATAGCTGGTCTAAGACCAGTATTAAAGATATGATTATTATCATCAAAAAAGAGCCGGTTATTTTTTTTCTCTTTTTTGCTGGCACTTTACGCAAAGACGGGCATAAGGCAGGGCCTTAAGCCTGGTTTTGGTGATCCAATCCTTACAATCTTCGCAAACGCCATAAGTGCCTTCTTCGATGCGCTTTAACGCGTCTTCCAATTCGTATATAAGCTCGCGCTCGCTGGAAGCGATGCCCAGGGAGAACTCGCGATCATATGTATCCGTGGCCACATCGGCCATATGATAGGTATAACCCG
This is a stretch of genomic DNA from Candidatus Omnitrophota bacterium. It encodes these proteins:
- a CDS encoding TraR/DksA family transcriptional regulator — encoded protein: MKKKLTKKELGDYKKLIAKRKGEVLDNINHISADTLKQSQKDASGDISGYTYHMADVATDTYDREFSLGIASSERELIYELEDALKRIEEGTYGVCEDCKDWITKTRLKALPYARLCVKCQQKREKK